In a single window of the Terriglobus roseus genome:
- a CDS encoding response regulator transcription factor — protein MIRILLADDQAIFRAGTARVLDADLDLSILGQCDNPVALLDLVANSRDCVAVVAQSLGADADRLLAAAAAANTRVILMTETGSEPETALVWRLDGLLTRQASASDLLTCVRRVGVGERVVAPSSTNVIDTVAQRMLTVLTPRELQIVGFVVQGWKNRQIAEELGTKEQVIKNYLRSIYDKSGSSDRLELALFTLHHRTLAEAAARACEALQASLA, from the coding sequence ATGATTCGTATCCTTCTTGCCGATGACCAGGCGATCTTCCGCGCCGGTACCGCCCGCGTCCTGGACGCAGATTTGGACCTGTCGATCTTAGGACAGTGCGACAATCCTGTGGCACTGCTGGACCTCGTCGCCAACTCCCGCGACTGCGTCGCCGTTGTTGCCCAGTCACTCGGCGCGGACGCAGACCGCCTGCTGGCGGCAGCAGCGGCAGCGAACACACGCGTCATCCTGATGACGGAGACCGGATCAGAGCCGGAGACAGCGTTGGTATGGCGTCTCGACGGCCTGCTGACCCGCCAGGCGTCTGCTTCCGACCTGTTGACTTGCGTGCGGCGCGTGGGCGTTGGGGAACGCGTTGTGGCCCCTAGCTCAACCAATGTCATCGATACCGTGGCGCAGCGTATGCTCACCGTCCTGACGCCACGCGAACTGCAAATTGTTGGCTTCGTCGTGCAGGGTTGGAAGAATCGGCAGATCGCCGAAGAACTCGGCACCAAGGAGCAGGTCATCAAAAACTACCTGCGCTCCATCTACGACAAAAGCGGCTCCAGCGACCGGCTGGAACTCGCGCTCTTTACCCTGCATCACCGCACTTTGGCAGAGGCCGCCGCAAGGGCCTGCGAGGCGCTGCAGGCTTCCCTTGCATAA
- a CDS encoding FAD-dependent oxidoreductase: protein MARPILLAVDDDTSVLEAVVGDLRRKYAQEYRIVRAASGQAALDTCSQLKERGDAVALFLSDQRMPGMTGVDFLSRAIPLYPEAKRVLLTAYADTEAAIRAINTAKIHYYLNKPWDPPEEKLYPVLDDLLFSWHQGYRPPYEGVQVIGTRWGSQDHAVRDFLSRNQVNYRWLNPEAGPEAAEALKARGLDDSKLPVVIFSDGTAAVQPTQMELANKVGLKTHADKEFYDVVVVGAGPAGLAAGVYGASEGLRTLVIEPDAVGGQAGSSSRIENYLGFPEGLRGDELAKRGFIQAQRLGAEFLTQRVTSIEVDNQYRIVKLEDGREVSCSVVLVATGVSWCKLDVPGADDLIGAGVYYGAAQSEAAACKDEDVFVVGGANSAGQAAMNFAKYARKVTMLVRGKGLEQSMSKYLIDQIASMPNITVETGTEITRFCGMGHLEGIELKTPNGMENRAASSVFIFIGAAPKTQWLPEQVCRDERGFVLAGPDLKRVGIERIAGSAGDRDPYLLETSVPGIFVAGDVRHGSVKRAASAVGEGSIAIQFVHQYLAGF from the coding sequence ATGGCACGACCGATTCTGTTGGCAGTGGACGATGACACGAGCGTGCTTGAGGCAGTCGTGGGCGATCTCCGCCGGAAATATGCGCAGGAATACCGCATTGTGCGGGCCGCCAGTGGACAGGCAGCGCTGGATACCTGCAGCCAGTTGAAGGAGCGCGGTGATGCCGTCGCGCTGTTTCTGAGCGATCAGCGTATGCCCGGCATGACGGGTGTCGACTTCCTGAGCCGCGCGATTCCGCTGTATCCCGAAGCGAAGCGCGTCCTGCTGACGGCGTACGCGGATACTGAGGCAGCGATCCGCGCAATCAATACCGCCAAGATTCACTACTACCTGAACAAGCCCTGGGATCCGCCTGAGGAGAAGCTGTATCCGGTGCTGGATGACCTGCTGTTCAGCTGGCACCAGGGCTACCGGCCTCCATACGAGGGTGTGCAGGTGATTGGCACGCGGTGGGGATCGCAGGATCATGCGGTGCGCGACTTCCTTTCGCGCAACCAGGTGAACTACCGCTGGCTAAATCCCGAAGCGGGCCCTGAGGCCGCCGAGGCCTTGAAAGCACGCGGCCTGGATGATTCCAAGCTGCCGGTGGTGATCTTCAGTGACGGCACTGCTGCTGTCCAGCCGACGCAGATGGAATTGGCGAATAAGGTCGGCCTGAAGACGCATGCGGATAAAGAGTTTTACGATGTTGTCGTCGTTGGGGCTGGGCCGGCTGGGCTGGCCGCGGGCGTCTATGGAGCCTCCGAGGGGCTGCGCACGCTGGTGATCGAACCGGACGCGGTTGGCGGGCAGGCTGGATCGAGCTCGCGCATCGAGAACTACCTGGGATTCCCCGAGGGTCTGCGCGGTGACGAACTGGCAAAGCGCGGCTTCATCCAGGCGCAACGTCTTGGCGCAGAGTTTCTGACACAGCGTGTGACTTCGATCGAGGTCGACAACCAGTACCGCATCGTCAAGCTCGAAGACGGCCGCGAGGTGAGTTGTTCCGTTGTGCTGGTGGCGACGGGTGTCAGCTGGTGCAAGCTGGACGTTCCGGGTGCTGACGATCTCATCGGCGCGGGCGTTTACTATGGTGCGGCACAGAGCGAAGCAGCTGCGTGCAAGGACGAAGATGTCTTTGTGGTGGGCGGTGCAAACTCCGCCGGACAAGCCGCAATGAACTTTGCGAAGTACGCGCGTAAGGTGACCATGCTGGTCCGCGGCAAGGGGCTTGAGCAGAGCATGTCGAAGTACCTGATCGACCAGATCGCGAGCATGCCGAACATCACGGTTGAAACCGGCACAGAGATCACGCGCTTCTGTGGCATGGGGCATCTCGAAGGCATCGAGTTGAAGACGCCAAACGGCATGGAAAATCGTGCGGCAAGTTCGGTTTTCATCTTCATCGGTGCGGCCCCCAAGACACAATGGCTGCCGGAGCAGGTGTGTCGCGATGAGCGTGGCTTCGTCCTTGCTGGACCGGACCTGAAGCGGGTGGGCATCGAGCGTATCGCAGGGAGTGCGGGCGACCGCGATCCTTACCTGTTAGAGACAAGTGTTCCTGGAATTTTTGTGGCGGGCGATGTGCGTCATGGCTCCGTAAAGCGTGCGGCTTCGGCCGTGGGCGAAGGCTCCATCGCAATTCAGTTTGTACATCAGTACCTGGCGGGGTTTTAA
- a CDS encoding ATP-binding protein, with amino-acid sequence MATFADCLVNSVEWQRAAIAELQRLQVFGPDAPESELACLVAVAQEQHTAAGVVLVDEVDNLNEFHILLEGKVRVSRKDAKGNFYFNKVVEAPEFMGEVPLLSGMPAQINLVTVTEVRGLRLDADAFWHGMAECPHLRAVVLSEMRLRMRGLQQQQSQQEKLAMLGTMTAGLMHELNNPGAAARRAASQLRSNLQRMHALARSFSERGHTPDQRACLTGLQERALSVRSESCMSSIQQSDAEEEMGVWMDERGISKAWEFAPVLVASGIEPGDLNCLANVFSPGELSEPIEWLEATASSMQMVSLVEDSVARVTELAQAVKTYAHEGQAGIQDVDLNESIHTTVVMMKHKLREKNIRMQKDFGPNMPKLHCMCSGLNQVWTNLLDNAIDAVPSEGGMIAVHTARVGDELEVSITDNGAGISPEAQEHIFDPFFTTKAAGVGSGMGLGIVRQILESYHGRLELESKPGRTQFTVRIPADQNF; translated from the coding sequence ATGGCTACCTTTGCGGATTGCCTTGTGAACAGCGTGGAATGGCAGCGTGCGGCGATTGCCGAACTGCAGCGGTTACAGGTCTTTGGACCGGATGCGCCGGAGAGTGAGCTGGCTTGCCTGGTGGCGGTCGCACAGGAGCAGCACACGGCCGCGGGCGTTGTCCTTGTGGACGAGGTGGACAACTTGAACGAGTTCCACATCCTGCTCGAGGGCAAGGTACGCGTCTCGCGCAAGGACGCGAAGGGAAACTTCTACTTCAACAAGGTTGTGGAAGCGCCGGAGTTCATGGGCGAGGTGCCCCTCCTAAGCGGCATGCCTGCGCAGATCAACCTGGTGACGGTAACGGAAGTTCGTGGTCTGCGTCTGGATGCGGATGCTTTCTGGCATGGCATGGCGGAATGCCCGCATCTGCGTGCCGTCGTGCTCTCAGAGATGCGGCTGCGCATGCGCGGCCTGCAGCAGCAGCAAAGCCAGCAGGAGAAGCTCGCCATGCTGGGCACCATGACCGCCGGCCTGATGCATGAGTTAAATAATCCAGGCGCAGCGGCCCGCCGTGCAGCGTCGCAGCTACGTTCAAATCTGCAGCGAATGCATGCGCTGGCACGCAGTTTCAGTGAGCGCGGCCACACACCGGATCAACGCGCATGCCTTACCGGTCTGCAGGAGCGCGCACTGTCCGTGCGGTCCGAGTCGTGCATGAGTTCGATTCAGCAATCCGACGCGGAAGAAGAGATGGGCGTGTGGATGGATGAGCGCGGCATCAGCAAGGCGTGGGAGTTTGCCCCGGTCCTTGTCGCAAGCGGCATTGAGCCAGGCGACCTGAACTGCCTCGCAAACGTCTTCTCCCCCGGTGAGTTGAGTGAGCCGATCGAGTGGCTTGAGGCTACCGCCTCGTCCATGCAGATGGTCAGCCTGGTGGAAGACAGCGTGGCTCGTGTGACGGAGCTGGCGCAGGCCGTGAAGACCTATGCGCACGAGGGGCAGGCGGGCATTCAGGATGTGGACTTGAACGAGAGCATCCATACCACTGTCGTCATGATGAAGCACAAGTTGCGGGAGAAGAATATCCGCATGCAGAAGGACTTTGGACCCAACATGCCGAAGCTCCATTGCATGTGCAGCGGCCTGAACCAGGTGTGGACCAATCTGCTGGATAATGCGATCGATGCGGTGCCGTCTGAGGGGGGCATGATCGCGGTGCATACGGCCCGCGTCGGCGATGAGCTGGAAGTGTCCATTACGGACAATGGTGCCGGTATCTCGCCTGAGGCTCAGGAGCATATCTTCGATCCGTTTTTCACGACGAAGGCCGCGGGCGTCGGCAGCGGCATGGGCCTTGGCATCGTCCGTCAGATTCTCGAGAGCTATCACGGCCGTCTGGAGCTGGAGTCCAAGCCGGGGCGTACTCAGTTCACTGTCCGCATTCCAGCGGACCAGAACTTCTAA